The DNA sequence ATGGTCATCGACACGGAGACGGCGGACAGGTCGATGCCGTCGAAGAGCTCACGCATGTCGAGGATCGAGTCGATCGCCACGCCCGCCATCCCGACGTCGCCGGCGACACGGGGGTGGTCGGAGTCGTACCCGCGGTGGGTGGCCAGGTCGAACGCCACCGACAGGCCCTTCTGGCCCGCCGCGAGGTTGCGCCGGTAGAAGGCGTTGGACTCGGCAGCGGTCGAGAAGCCTGCGTACTGCCGGATCGTCCACGGCTGGTTGACGTACATGGACGGGTACGGGCCGCGGAGGAACGGGGCCGCTCCCGGGACGGTGTCCAGGGGGAAGGGGGTGACCTCCTCGCCGTCGTCGGTCGGGGCGTCGCCCGCCTCGACCGCGTCACGGTCCGCCTTGGTGAACACCCGCTTGACGTCGATACCCTCGGGGGTCTCCCACCGCGGTCCGGCGTCGACGTCCCGGTCGACACCCCCGACGGCGTGGTGGTCGACGGCGGTCTCCACACCGTCCGGTAGCGGAGCACCCTCACTGGTCTCGCGCAGCGGGGCGATGCTGAAATCGGGGAAGGTGGTCATGTCACTTCACTCCCAGCTGATCGAGGAGGGCGGTCAGGGCGGCGACGGCGTCGATCCCGGTGGCGAGGTACCCGTCCGGCCGGTCCGTGGCGTCGGCGGGGAACCCCTTCTCGGCGCCGGCGAGGTAGACCGTTCCCACACCCGCCTCACGCAGCGCACGGACGGCGTCCGGGCCCTCGGTGGCGTAGCGCTTGTCGGCGCCGCAGAGGACGGCGATGTCCTCATCCTTCCGGACACCGGCGTACTGGTCTGCCGCGGTCGCCAGTGGGTTCCGGGTGTCGATGCCGCCGGCCGCGAGCAGGTTGGCGACGAAGGTCACGCGGCCCGTGGTCTCGGCCATCGGGCCGAGCCCCGCGAGCAGGACCGTCGGCCGGGAGCCGGTGGCCTCCAGGTGGGCGTCCGAGCGATCGCGCAGGGCTTCGAAGTCGCGGCCGTACCGGTAGTCCTCGCCACCCCGGCGCGTGGAGTCGAGTGGCGGCTCGGCGAGGTTCGGGAACTCGGAGACCCCGGTGACGGGTGCCGTGCGGTGAGCGATGTCGGCATCACGGGCCTGGCGGACACGGGCGACGGCGTCGGCGACGCTCCCGGAGGCGATCGCGGCCGCGAGTCCGCCCTCGGACTCGACGGTCTGGAACGCGGACCACGCCGCCTCAGCGAGCGAGTCGGTGAGTGATTCGACGTACCATGATCCGCCGGCCGGGTCGACGACGTGCCCCAGGTGCGACTCCTCGAGCAGCAGCAGTTGGGTGTTCCGGGCAATCCGCTCGGCGAAGGCCCGAGAGGTGCTCTCCAGACCTCCCGGCAGGGAGACGTCGAACGGCAACACGGTCACGGAGGTGGCGCCGCCGACCCCGGCACCGAACGCGGCGAGAGTGGTGCGCAGCATGTTCACCCACGGGTCACGCCGCGACATCATGGCCGCGGAGGTCACGGCGTGCTGGGGCGCGTCCCCGGCCTCGGGCGCGCCCAGCAGCTCCGCGACGCGGGCCCACATCAGACGCCCGGCACGGAACTTGGCGATCGAGACGAACTGGTCGTCGGTGGCGGCCAGTCGGAACGAGATCTGGCGGAGGGCGAGGTCGACGTCGAGCCCCGACGAGACCAGGGCGCGCACGTACTCCAGGCCCGCCGCGGTGGCGTACGCGAGTTCCTGGGCGTCCCCGGCACCGTCGGCGTGGAAGACCGTGCCGTCGGCCACGAAGGTCCGGACGGTCTCCTCCCGCTCGGCCACGCGTGTGGCGAGAGAGACCGCCGCGCCGAGGTCGATCGACCGCGAGGGCCCCCCGTCGCCGTACGCGGCGGTGACCGGTGCCGCACCGAGGTCGGCGATGATCGCGGACCGGTCGGTCACCCCGTCGCCCGCGGCCCTGCGCTGGTCGAGCAGTTCGAGGAACGCCTCACCCACCTCGACGAGGTCGGCACCGGCGTCGAACGTCACCGGGGCGAGGTCGAGATAGACGTCCTTGAGGACGGCACCCACCTGGGAGGCGGGCACCCGCAACCACAGGGCGG is a window from the Dietzia sp. JS16-p6b genome containing:
- a CDS encoding methylmalonyl-CoA mutase family protein; amino-acid sequence: MSSPTTGPDLQSWYASVGAVLAKAARKDPSEMPEDAWRALVATTRDGIEVNPLYTRADETPERSAPGSFPFVRGGDRSGLPDNGWHVCVRVDAQGDPSDVNTAVLDLLGQGASALWLRVPASQVGAVLKDVYLDLAPVTFDAGADLVEVGEAFLELLDQRRAAGDGVTDRSAIIADLGAAPVTAAYGDGGPSRSIDLGAAVSLATRVAEREETVRTFVADGTVFHADGAGDAQELAYATAAGLEYVRALVSSGLDVDLALRQISFRLAATDDQFVSIAKFRAGRLMWARVAELLGAPEAGDAPQHAVTSAAMMSRRDPWVNMLRTTLAAFGAGVGGATSVTVLPFDVSLPGGLESTSRAFAERIARNTQLLLLEESHLGHVVDPAGGSWYVESLTDSLAEAAWSAFQTVESEGGLAAAIASGSVADAVARVRQARDADIAHRTAPVTGVSEFPNLAEPPLDSTRRGGEDYRYGRDFEALRDRSDAHLEATGSRPTVLLAGLGPMAETTGRVTFVANLLAAGGIDTRNPLATAADQYAGVRKDEDIAVLCGADKRYATEGPDAVRALREAGVGTVYLAGAEKGFPADATDRPDGYLATGIDAVAALTALLDQLGVK